The following are encoded in a window of Rhinolophus sinicus isolate RSC01 linkage group LG12, ASM3656204v1, whole genome shotgun sequence genomic DNA:
- the COMMD5 gene encoding COMM domain-containing protein 5 — protein MSAVGATAAYLNHPGDSHRDRVSFLGAHLPPEVAAMPRLLGDLDRSTFRKLLKLVVSSQQGEDCREAVQRLGAGAHLPEEQLGALLAGTHTLLQQALRLPLASLKPDAFQDQLQELCIPQDLAVDLASVVFGSQRPVLDSMARQQGAWLPHVTDLHWRVDVAISTSALARSLQPSVLMQLKLSDGSAHRFEVPIAKFQELRYSVALVLKEMANLEKRCQRKLQD, from the coding sequence ATGTCTGCTGTGGGGGCCACAGCAGCATACCTGAATCACCCTGGGGACAGTCACCGTGACCGGGTGAGTTTCCTGGGGGCCCATCTTCCCCCAGAGGTGGCAGCAATGCCCCGCCTCCTGGGGGATCTGGACAGGAGCACATTCAGAAAGTTGCTGAAGCTGGTGGTCAGCAGCCAGCAAGGAGAGGACTGCCGTGAGGCTGTGCAGCGCCTCGGGGCTGGAGCACACCTGCCTGAGGAGCAGCTAGGCGCCCTGCTAGCTGGCACGCACACGCTGCTGCAGCAGGCCCTCCGGCTGCCCCTGGCCAGCCTGAAGCCTGACGCCTTCCAGGACCAGCTCCAGGAGCTCTGCATCCCCCAAGACCTGGCCGTAGACTTGGCCAGTGTGGTGTTTGGGAGCCAGCGGCCTGTCCTGGACTCCATGGCCAGGCAGCAGGGGGCCTGGCTGCCCCATGTCACTGACCTGCACTGGCGGGTGGACGTTGCTATCTCCACCAGCGCCCTGGCCCGTTCCCTGCAGCCGAGCGTCCTGATGCAGCTAAAGCTTTCGGATGGGTCAGCGCACCGCTTTGAAGTCCCCATAGCCAAGTTCCAGGAGCTTCGATACAGCGTGGCTCTGGTCCTGAAGGAGATGGCCAACCTGGAGAAGAGGTGCCAGCGCAAACTGCAGGACTGA